One window of the Anopheles cruzii chromosome 2, idAnoCruzAS_RS32_06, whole genome shotgun sequence genome contains the following:
- the LOC128267071 gene encoding uncharacterized protein LOC128267071, whose amino-acid sequence MVPMGKLIVTLCCVCWAGRLCVAVPIPDSDGDLVDSLSSSKEDSQGFSLKSLYSPAEYGSGGVTVNELGDTVVAVNDSSANTTQELYVIKAVVYEIGILVNTPDNETLEDGEPITHQQVDLTFFSHSDNGTHFDLGDIPVPVHTSIQGQVFTGIAPVHLGAVPTNLTDLLTALPIAGTVVNITQSNSSYVELHRHNISDAPVLLSHNDLATLSFANSASDPLVPNAVDETVLGLAAPSTKQVPGEEDKHD is encoded by the exons ATGGTACCGATGGGAAAGCTGATTGTGACACTGTGCTGCGTTTGCTGGGCCGGGCggttgtgtgtggcggtgcCGATCCCGGACAGTGATGGCGACTTGGTGGattcgttgtcgtcgtcgaaggaAGACAGCCAGGGCTTCTCGCTCAAGAGCCTCTATAGCCCGGCGGAGTACGGCTCGGGTGGGGTGACGGTAAATGAGCTGGGCGATACAGTGGTGGCGGTCAATGATAGTTCAGCCAACACCACGCAGGAACT CTACGTTATCAAAGCAGTAGTTTACGAAATTGGAATACTGGTCAATACGCCAGATAATGAAACCCTGGAAGACGGCGAGCCAATCAC CCATCAGCAGGTGGACCTGACGTTCTTTAGCCACAGTGACAACGGAACGCACTTCGATCTGGGCGATataccggttccggttcacaCGAGCATACAAGGCCAGGTGTTCACGGGGATCGCACCCGTACACCTTGGCGCGGTACCGACAAACTTGACCGATCTGCTTACCGCCCTGCCGATCGCCGGCACCGTCGTGAACATTACGCAAAGCAACAGCTCTTACGTGGAGCTCCACAGGCACAACATCAGCGATGCGCCTGTGCTGCTGTCCCACAACGATCTGGCCACTCTGTCGTTCGCAAATTCGGCCAGTGACCCGCTCGTGCCGAATGCGGTCGACGAAACGGTCCTTGGGCTGGCGGCACCCAGCACGAAGCAGGTGCCCGGTGAAGAGGACAAGCACGACTAG
- the LOC128267070 gene encoding uncharacterized protein LOC128267070: MAEEDEGDEEEDEEGEEDDDKPVSINSDSDGGSDVEEPAETDHQQHRSTAKPKLADEGEKQKKKKTEGGDRLPMLEDTVRVATPEVVQKSLHSGGSKPSNGGFPVAISNQNGDGSGGDCDGDVTFLSDKEDDCVVIEDDEVDGEMPPATGSASMTEAGTVRSRSSASRSRRSLPPGIMLHAAGGAAPPSLVSTDDEDDDDDDIQEIIDDPLAPDTTGGAMRGSLLAAVGGSGQLGSFPVAYKGSSQKSLLMNSSGGASTGSGTGKDPPTLVIIDTNTLMNNQRSANVLGAPGSPATGMGNNASLLAKAAAIAAGGSPMGGGGGYGMAGNALAVAAAAAAAAGGQFVGNSRSLLNSVSPSATSAGVLMAGGNYAKVVAPPLTPVTPLLPALTDDMFVLEAPSFIVPYIYEKPPVDNLRDIVDDLEVHIKEMRKKLDESGGGSVDPLATAAADAAEGADKKDAASNQQSAAADASATAEARSAPDATQKEPGRDTGRKRKRPTDDDDEWDELDTSTDDEASDEEHKTKVLIKEVKADMEHIILPSSEKDVLGGGGGGGVTGSGSTAGGGDAKKSENYFENPLGKFFMNIGINLVQEFVQTDLLRQQKRKRDREGKPSPSTQLAINSLMKNLEQSKENNKPYKFEVKRCEYCPFRSESSLVMAHHYETPHMRNFVYKCNFCAYETRPPHDILFHMEAVHNIKGRMEKALSYHHCPNCLFEDNGKSKLARHAVACAKKFRPEINLNPPVDWEPPAKIPRIKPKHGLVGTATAYQAMTAQQQKNLALANQQRINQQQQSVQLTQQHLAAHQALQQQQQQHHAQSLAAAQQHLGMVSVNAANVNNLANLSPAAQAAALRARAVGTGGGGSLGGVGRAPSIIPSPTGITAAAAASLRTAGGGGAGVNVAAAASAAIRNTLAGAGMVIPNNLQLSASALAAAAVAGGFSKYAPNSLNAGRSLLANTNSSITIQNVSNMKTTKTAQPPSISITPLPRQSSSNSANMANIAGALSKLQSQGTSAVKPGQIPGGGKTAFVVCEICDGYIKDLDQLRNHMQWIHKVKIHPKMIYNRPPLNCQKCQYRFFTDQGLERHLLGSHGLVTSSMQEAANKGKDAGRCPVCGRVYQWKLLNHVSRDHSMTLKPAHLSYKCTVCTATFGMYKQFESHVYSAHSTVAKKTVDSKGKGGGNVQQSAMNLIGNSAASSAGSGTSSSGMRGGGGDSLLKPLKINDEITIIPQPTSNSSKMMKTIELESHVID; this comes from the exons ATGGCAGAGGAAGACGAAGGCGATGAGGAGGAAGATGAGGAAGGAGAAGAGGACGATGACAAACCGGTCAGTATCAactccgattccgatggtGGAAGTGACGTGGAAGAGCCTGCGGAAaccgaccaccagcagcaccgatcgacggcgaaaccgaaactggCGGACGAAGgcgagaagcagaagaaaaagaagacgGAAGGTGGTGATCGGCTCCCGATGCTCGAGGACACGGTCCGAGTGGCAACGCCAGAGGTGGTCCAAAAATCACTCcacagcggcggcagcaaaccTTCGAACGGTGGGTTTCCTGTTGCCATTAGCAACCAGAACGGTGACGGTAGCGGTGGTGACTGTGATGGTGACGTAACGTTCCTGAGCGACAAGGAGGACGATTGTGTGGTGATAGAGGACGACGAAGTGGACGGAGAGATGCCGCCGGCGACCGGAAGCGCATCGATGACGGAAGCCGGTACGGTGCGTTCGCGATCGAGCGCGTCCCGATCGCGACGGTCGCTGCCACCCGGGATCATGCTGCATGCTGCGGGAGGGGCAGCCCCGCCGTCCCTGGTGTCCAccgacgatgaggacgacgacgatgacgacataCAGGAGATCATCGACGATCCACTTGCTCCGGACACGACCGGAGGGGCGATGCGGGGTTCGCTGCTGGCGGCAGTCGGTGGTAGCGGTCAGCTCGGTTCGTTCCCGGTGGCCTACAAGGGATCATCGCAAAAATCGCTCCTTATGAACAGTAGCGGCGGGGCATCAACgggaagcggaaccggaaaggacCCACCGACGCTGGTCATCATCGACACCAACACACTGATGAACAATCAACGATCGGCGAACGTTCTCGGAGCGCCCGGATCACCGGCGACGGGTATGGGAAACAATGCCTCCCTACTGGCCAAAGCCGCTGCAATCGCTGCGGGAGGAAGCCCCATGGGAGGAGGTGGAGGGTACGGTATGGCCGGCAATGctctcgccgtcgccgccgctgccgcagccgccgccggtggtcagTTTGTGGGCAATTCGCGCAGTTTGCTAAACTCCGTATCGCCCTCGGCGACGTCGGCGGGCGTACTGATGGCGGGTGGTAACTACGCCAAGGTTGTGGCACCACCGTTGACCCCGGTCACTCCTCTGCTGCCCGCCCTGACCGACGATATGTTCGTGCTGGAGGCACCCTCGTTTATCGTGCCGTACATCTACGAGAAGCCGCCGGTCGACAATCTGCGCGACATCGTCGACGACCTGGAGGTGCACATCAAGGAGATGCGCAAAAAGTTAGACGAGTCCGGTGGCGGATCGGTCGACCCAttagccaccgccgccgcggacgCGGCGGAAGGTGCGGACAAAAAGGACGCCGCCAGCAACCAACAgtcagcggcggcggacgcAAGTGCGACCGCCGAAGCGAGATCGGCGCCGGATGCTACCCAGAAGGAACCCGGCCGCGATAccggccggaagcggaagcggcccacggacgatgatgacgagtGGGACGAACTGGACAcgtccaccgacgacgaagcgTCAGACGAGGAGCACAAGACGAAGGTGCTGATCAAGGAGGTGAAAGCGGACATGGAGCACATCATCCTGCCGTCGTCGGAAAAGGATGTCctcggaggtggcggcggtggcggcgtcacGGGCAGTGGGAGCACGGCCGGTGGGGGGGACGCGAAAAAGTCGGAAAACTACTTCGAGAACCCGCTCGGCAAGTTCTTCATGAACATCGGCATCAACCTGGTGCAGGAGTTCGTGCAGACCGATCTGCTGCGGCAGCAGAAGCGGAAGCGCGACCGGGAGGGCAAACCGTCGCCGAGCACGCAGCTCGCGATCAACTCGCTGATGAAGAACCTGGAGCAGAGCAAGGAGAACAACAAACCGTACAAGTTCGAGGTGAAGCGCTGCGAGTACTGCCCGTTCCGGTCCGAGTCGTCGCTGGTGATGGCGCACCACTACGAGACGCCGCACATGCGCAACTTCGTGTACAAGTGTAACTTCTGCGCGTACGAGACGCGGCCACCGCACGACATCCTCTTCCACATGGAGGCGGTCCACAACATCAAGGGGCGCATGGAGAAGGCGCTCTCGTACCACCACTGCCCGAACTGTCTGTTCGAGGACAATGGCAAATCGAAGCTCGCCCGGCACGCGGTGGCGTGCGCGAAAAAGTTCCGGCCCGAGATCAACCTCAACCCACCGGTCGACTGGGAGCCGCCGGCAAAGATACCGCGCATCAAGCCGAAGCACGGTCTCGTCGGCACCGCCACGGCCTATCAG GCCATGAccgcccagcagcagaagaacCTAGCCCTTGCCAACCAGCAGCGCatcaaccagcagcagcagtcggtgcAGCTGACGCAGCAACACCTTGCCGCACACCAGgctctgcagcagcaacagcagcagcaccacgccCAATCGCTCGCGGCCGCCCAACAGCATCTGGGCATGGTGTCCGTGAACGCCGCCAACGTGAACAACCTAGCGAACCTGTCGCCCGCCGCACAGGCCGCCGCCCTGCGGGCCCGAGCCGTcggtaccggtggtggcggcagcctGGGAGGTGTTGGCCGGGCACCGTCCATCATTCCGTCGCCGACGGGcatcacggcggcggcggccgccagcctGCGAACGGCCGGGGGCGGAGGCGCCGGTGTGAacgtggcggccgcggcgtccGCCGCCATCCGCAACACattggccggtgccggaatgGTAATACCCAATAACCTCCAGCTGTCGGCATCGGCGCTGGCCGCTGCCGCAGTGGCGGGAGGATTTAGTAAATACGCGCCG AACTCACTCAACGCCGGAAGATCACTTCTTGCCAATACCAACTCCTCAATAACAATTCAG AATGTTTCCAACATGAAGACAACGAAAACAGCCCAACCGCCCAGCATCTCGATCACGCCGCTCCCGCGCCAATCGTCGTCGAACAGTGCGAACATGGCGAACATTGCCGGCGCTTTGTCGAAGCTGCAGTCCCAGGGCACGTCGGCCGTCAAGCCGGGCCAAATCCCGGGCGGTGGCAAGACCGCGTTCGTGGTGTGCGAAATCTGCGACGGATACATCAAAGACTTGGACCAGCTGCGCAACCACATGCAGTGGATACACAAAGTGAAG ATACACCCGAAAATGATCTACAATCGGCCACCGTTAAACTGTCAAAAGTGTCAGTATCGGTTCTTCACCGACCAGGGCCTCGAACGGCATCTGCTTGGTTCGCACGGTCTCGTCACCAGCTCGATGCAGGAGGCCGCCAACAAGGGAAAGGATGCGGGCCGCTGTCCGGTGTGCGGAAGG GTGTACCAATGGAAGTTACTGAACCACGTGTCTCGCGATCACAGCATGACACTGAAACCTGCCCACCTCTCGTACAAGTGTACCGTCTGTACCGCGACCTTCGGCATGTACAAACAGTTCGAGAGCCACGTCTACTCGGCCCACAGCACGGTAGCGAAGAAGACTGTGGACAGCAAGGGCAAGGGTGGGGGCAACGTCCAGCAGAGCGCCATGAACCTCATCGGAAACTCGGCGGCATCGTCGGCGGGTAGTGGAACGTCCTCGTCGGGcatgcgcggcggcggtggcgattcGCTGCTGAAACCGCTCAAGATCAACGACGAAATCACGATCATCCCGCAGCCCActtccaacagcagcaaaatgatgaaaacgATCGAGCTCGAAAGTCACGTTATAG ATTAA
- the LOC128267339 gene encoding uncharacterized protein LOC128267339 — protein sequence MSLIAGMTLFLFGMLCTVTVAIPVSQNGAGLGAALNSLANSVVVVHDESDTPSNRTLKTGNVSELHLQSANAISPVAHIWVNPEGKNVVAETQKTVYSNETDAAGVVKLTVVLVASSSNVTVADDDDEEDHEDTTAETEYESTTGSETEVFTTVATTQVPKNTTSVTVITVIHSDQADQEKEEKIKENIKEVEAMPVILTGGV from the exons ATGTCGCTAATCGCCGGAATGACATTATTTCTC TTTGGGATGCTGTGCACCGTGACGGTGGCGATTCCAGTTTCTCAGAACGGCGCCGGTCTCGGTGCTGCTCTCAACAGTCTGGCGAACAGTGTGGTTGTCGTCCACGATGAGTCTGATACTCCGAGCAATAGAACGCTGAAAACGGGCAATGTTTCTGAGCTACATTTACAATCGGCAAACGCCATCAGTCCGGTGGCACATATTTGGGTCAACCCGGAAGGAAAAAATGTTGTTGCTGAAACGCAAAAGACGGTGTACTCCAACGAAACTGATGCCGCGGGTGTTGTGAAGCTGACTGTTGTGTTAGTGGCCAGCAGTTCGAACGTAACGGttgcagatgatgatgatgaggaagaTCACGAGGACACCACTGCCGAAACGGAGTATGAGTCAACCACCGGATCGGAGACGGAAGTGTTTACCACCGTCGCTACTACGCAGGTGCCAAAAAACACCACCTCTGTCACGGTGATCACCGTGATCCACAGCGATCAGGCCGATCAAGAAAAGGAGGAGAAAATTAAGGAAAACATCAAGGAAGTGGAAGCAATGCCTGTGATTCTGACGGGGGGAGTGTAG
- the LOC128267072 gene encoding chromosome-associated kinesin KIF4A-like, translating to MSNPECVKVAVRIRPMTSSESIRGCQSVVEISPPDEPQVVICGGNKPSDIFTYNYAFAPEASQEQLYENVVSQMLDKLFAGFNVTILAYGQTGSGKTYTMGTDFAGDMGDRIGVIPRAIVDIFEKVEQARDIRTSCSFVELYQENVYDLLSVKDGPERQTLDIREGPGGVVLLQGLTEINVTSVRETFDCLVRGAAGRIVRATAMNAVSSRSHSIFTITLQQPSADDPTALLTSKFQLVDLAGSERSKKTKTTGDGFREGVKINQGLLALGNVISALGTSVAAGSNSHVPYRDSKLTRMLQDSLGGNSYTLMIACVSPADYNLNETISTLRYADRVRKIKNKPIVNQDPHLVKIKQLEGVIQDLRVEILLLKGGEVGAEFRVPKAPPAVRPSNVAGLPPKRPFQRSSSSGNLLSAAGGGADVAAVKNGKRKSATQELQDKNRLLQAQLQAMAQDLATNEIRALAAEKTLDMLDEKIDDEEGIRQHIGSVLSSYRDEMIALGVLSAAEGDTRGSRAPSVIGTASHETSAVPLTEDGQKRSESHTTQQINFHNQLRQLNMELALKEELHRRCMGNSAAVSSAGGQPLTEVLADYQQTIVDLEQQLAELNGQLENTKASEKKSKLSEERRKKVQQLEAELTELRSRSVRQAKLLKLKEKDAQRIQSLSTEIQTMKGTRVKLLKSMRAESENFRKWRLTHEKEICQLKAKDRKRQNELQSMETMHEKQQKIMKRKLDETAAVNKRLKAALDRRMQRNGSKLGGDRTKLRGTEAARWIEQELELLYSMVEASVTLDVLMERRTQLTAKLAHWRSAGSDPSQADEIRQCEDELDSRNAQIKDLQQRGHDFEVQLEALSGTIETLPEKKEAFRRVLAASVADRKQLTGLRFQLEECQTANDCLEETLAQLRADRQQAEQRYAVELAEFERTYEDKLALLLLQQQQQLRAAAGQNPPSGEASTTSTSSTNNVIVDQMLERIETLRDELELYKESNRKLKTQLIAAREIASAYNIPRVGGGRKKPKAKPIVDAAAAVIDYEEDDEETEFEDDGAEDFDRERDPDFRGTPIHKRKKPNVVLEQSKLAANDTTTTSSTNETVNSSSQPHCSCRSNCSTLRCGCKKSGISCQAGSCRCVAAKCANKPLDMIDGSQDSPPDDVDDGAAVDDKENTFVANTTTTIQQRSTRDTMLLEKLSTPQRVQIGDEMDILTYVATHRKRKPLLDD from the exons ATGTCAAACCCCGAGTGCGTGAAGGTCGCCGTACGCATCCGGCCGATGACTTCGTCGGAATCGATACGCGGCTGCCAGAGCGTCGTAGAAATTTCACCGCCCGACGAACCTCAGGTCGTCATTTGCGGCGGAAACAAGCCTTCCGATATTTTCACCTACAATTATGCGTTTGCGCCGGAAGCGTCCCAGGAGCAGCTGTACGAGAACGTCGTGTCTCAAATGCTGGATAAACTGTTCGCGGGGTTCAACGTTACGATCCTCGCGTACGGTCAAACGGGATCGGGAAAAACGTACACCATGGGAACGGACTTTGCCGGTGACATGGGAGACCGGATAGGCGTAATCCCTCGGGCCATCGTGGACATTTTTGAAAAAGTGGAACAAGCACGGGACATTAGAACATCGTGCTCGTTTGTGGAGCTCTACCAGGAGAATGTGTACGATCTGCTGTCGGTAAAGGATGGCCCAGAAAGACAGACCCTCGACATCCGTGAGGGTCCCGGAGGTGTCGTTCTGCTACAGGGACTGACAGAAATAAACGTGACCTCCGTCCGCGAAACGTTCGATTGCCTCGTAAGGGGTGCGGCCGGTCGCATAGTGCGAGCAACGGCAATGAATGCCGTTTCGAGTCGAAGCCACTCGATCTTCACCATCACACTGCAGCAACCATCGGCCGACGATCCAACGGCGCTCCTCACGTCCAAGTTCCAGTTGGTCGATTTGGCCGGTTCGGAGCgttcgaaaaaaacaaaaaccacaggCGACGGTTTTCGGGAAGGCGTCAAAATAAACCAGGGACTACTTGCCCTTGGCAATGTCATCTCGGCCCTCGGCacatcggtggcggccgggTCGAACAGTCACGTACCGTACCGGGACTCGAAGCTGACGCGCATGCTACAGGACTCCCTTGGAGGCAATTCGTACACGCTGATGATTGCGTGCGTGTCGCCGGCGGATTACAATCTGAACGAAACGATTAGCACGCTCCGGTACGCGGACCGTGTGCGCAAGATTAAGAACAAACCGATCGTCAACCAGGATCCGCACCTGGTGAAAATCAAGCAGCTGGAAGGAGTGATCCAGGATTTGCGGGTTGAAATCCTCTTACTGAAAGGCGGCGAAGTCGGCGCGGAGTTTCGAGTACCCAAAGCGCCACCGGCGGTGCGTCCTTCCAATGTTGCCGGGTTGCCACCGAAACGACCCTTCCAACGATCATCATCCTCCGGAAACCTGCTCTCCGCCGCTGGCGGTGGAGCCGATGTGGCAGCCGTTaaaaacgggaagcgaaaatcGGCGACCCAGGAGCTGCAGGACAAAAACCGTTTGCTGCAGGCACAGCTGCAGGCCATGGCCCAGGATTTGGCCACCAACGAGATACGGGCACTGGCGGCGGAGAAAACGCTGGACATGCTTGACGAAAAGATCGACGATGAAGAAGGCATTCGGCAGCACATCGGATCGGTGTTGAGCTCGTACCGGGACGAGATGATTGCCCTCGGCGTGCTATCGGCCGCGGAAGGTGACACACGCGGAAGTAGGGCGCCATCGGTGATCGGTACGGCATCGCACGAGACCTCCGCCGTTCCACTCACCGAAGATGGCCAAAAGCGTTCGGAAAGTCACACGACGCAGCAGATCAATTTCCACAACCAATTGCGCCAGCTAAACATGGAGCTGGCGCTGAAGGAAGAGCTGCACCGGCGCTGCATGGGTAACAGCGCTGCGGTTTCTAGCGCGGGCGGCCAACCACTGACCGAGGTGCTGGCCGACTACCAGCAAACCATCGTCGACCTGGAGCAACAGCTGGCGGAACTGAATGGGCAGCTCGAGAACACGAAGGCCAGCGAGAAGAAGTCGAAGCTGTCCGAGGAGCGGCGCAAAAAAGTGCAGCAACTCGAGGCCGAACTGACCGAGCTGCGCTCCAGGAGTGTCCGGCAGGCGAAGCTGCTCAAGCTGAAGGAGAAGGACGCCCAGCGCATCCAATCGCTGAGCACCGAAATCCAGACGATGAAGGGGACGCGCGTGAAGCTGCTCAAGTCGATGCGGGCCGAGAGCGAAAACTTCCGCAAGTGGCGCCTGAcgcacgaaaaagaaatctgCCAGCTGAAGGCGAAGGACCGCAAGCGCCAGAACGAGCTGCAATCGATGGAGACGATGCAcgagaagcagcaaaaaatcatGAAGCGCAAGCTGGACGAAACCGCTGCGGTCAACAAGCGGCTGAAGGCAGCGCTTGATCGGCGGATGCAGCGGAACGGATCGAAGCTGGGTGGCGATCGGACGAAATTGCGCGGCACTGAAGCGGCACGCTGGATCGAGCAGGAGCTGGAGTTGCTGTACAGTATGGTCGAGGCCTCCGTGACGCTTGACGTGCTCATGGAGCGCCGAACGCAGCTGACGGCCAAACTAGCCCACTGGCGTAGCGCCGGCAGTGATCCGAGCCAGGCCGACGAAATTCGACAGTGTGAGGATGAGCTGGATTCTCGGAACGCACAGATCAAAGACCTGCAGCAACGGGGCCACGACTTCGAGGTGCAACTGGAGGCGCTGAGTGGAACGATCGAGACGCTGCcggagaaaaaggaagccTTTCGGCGCGTGCTGGCGGCCAGCGTGGCCGATCGCAAACAGTTGACCGGCTTGCGCTTCCAGCTGGAAGAGTGCCAAACGGCCAACGATTGTTTGGAAGAAACACTTGCCCAGCTACGGGCCGATCGACAGCAAGCCGAGCAACGGTACGCCGTGGAGCTGGCCGAGTTCGAGAGAACGTACGAGGACAAGCTGGCGTTGCTGTtgctacagcagcagcagcaactacgGGCGGCTGCCGGCCAGAACCCACCCTCGGGCGAGGCCAGcacgaccagcaccagcagcaccaacaacgtGATCGTGGACCAGATGCTAGAACGCATCGAAACGCTACGCGACGAGCTAGAGCTGTACAAGGAGagcaaccggaagctgaaAACTCAACTGATCGCCGCCCGGGAGATCGCTTCGGCTTACAACATTCCGCGGGTAGGTGGCGGGCGAAAGAAGCCCAAAGCGAAACCGATCgtcgacgctgctgctgctgtcattGACTAtgaggaggacgacgaggaaacAGAGTTTGAGGACGACGGGGCGGAAGATTTCGACCGGGAGCGAGATCCAGACTTCCGTGGGACACCGATCCACAAGCGAAAAAAG CCGAACGTGGTGCTCGAGCAATCGAAACTTGCGGCAAAcgatacgacgacgacgagtagCACCAACGAAACGGTCAACTCGAGCAGCCAGCCACACTGTTCCTGCCGAAGCAACTGCTCCACGCTGCGGTGCGGATGTAAAAAGTCCGGCATCTCCTGTCAGGCGGGCTCCTGCAGGTGCGTGGCAGCCAAGTGCGCTAACAAGCCGCTCGATATGATCGACGGAAGCCAGGATTCACCACCGGACGATGTGGACGATGGTGCTGCGGTGGACGACAAAGAGAACACATTCGTGGCAAACACTACGACCACCATCCAGCAGAGAAGCACCCGGGACACGATGCTGCTGGAGAAACTAAGCACTCCTCAGCGTGTCCAAAT CGGCGATGAGATGGACATTCTTACCTATGTAGCGACCCACCGCAAGCGTAAGCCACTTTTGGATGACTGA
- the LOC128267340 gene encoding U6 snRNA-associated Sm-like protein LSm5 → MTQTSVANQSTLLPLELVDKCIGSRIHIIMKNDKEIVGTLLGFDDFVNMLLEDVTEYENTPEGRRITKLDQILLNGNNITMLVPGSSGDLPDAS, encoded by the exons ATGACGCAAACAAGTGTGGCAAACCAATCGACACTTCTACCACTCG AACTGGTAGACAAGTGTATTGGCTCACGGATACATATTATCATGAAAAATGATAAAGAAATCGTCGGCACGCTGCTAGGATTCGATGATTTCGTTAACATGCTGTTGGAGGACGTGACGGAGTACGAGAATACACCGGAAGGTAGAAGGATAACGAAGCTGGACCAGATACTGCTCAACGGTAACAACATTACTATG CTTGTACCCGGTTCTAGCGGAGACCTGCCCGATGCATCGTAG